In one Pseudarthrobacter sp. NBSH8 genomic region, the following are encoded:
- a CDS encoding sugar ABC transporter substrate-binding protein: MKRFTKATRVMSLAALTVMGAGLAACGGGGGEPGGGSATSAKGPIKIWYSNNEFEVKWGKAMVESWNAAHPEEKIDAQEIPAGKSSEEVIGAAITAGNAPCLVFNTAPVAVPQFQKQGGLVALDEFPDGLQYIKDRTGDLADQYKSADGKLYQLPWKSNPVVLFYNKDMFAKAGLDPENPKLGSHQELLDTARTLVSSGAATNAIWPSPASDFFQAWFDFYSFYAANSDGTPLVKDGKATFDSEQGKQVAAMFETLYKENLASKEVYQGDSFAEGKAAMSMAGPWAIAAYKDKVNWGAVPVPAATAKADTSTFSDAKNVAIYSACGNQGTAWEVLKFATSKEQDGKLLTDTGQMPMRKDLPTAYADYFAKNPAYTQFAEQAARTVEVPNVSNSVEVWQTFRTAYAKAVIFGNESIDTAFKDAADKINQLVAQK, translated from the coding sequence ATGAAGCGCTTTACAAAAGCCACGCGCGTAATGTCACTGGCCGCCCTCACCGTGATGGGCGCCGGCCTGGCAGCCTGCGGCGGTGGCGGCGGAGAGCCCGGTGGCGGCTCGGCCACGTCCGCCAAGGGCCCCATCAAGATCTGGTACTCCAACAACGAGTTCGAGGTTAAGTGGGGCAAAGCCATGGTGGAATCCTGGAACGCCGCGCACCCGGAGGAAAAGATCGATGCGCAGGAGATACCTGCCGGCAAGAGTTCCGAGGAAGTCATCGGCGCCGCCATCACGGCCGGCAACGCGCCTTGCCTGGTCTTCAACACCGCGCCGGTGGCAGTTCCCCAGTTCCAGAAGCAGGGCGGTTTGGTGGCACTGGATGAATTCCCGGACGGGCTCCAGTACATCAAGGACCGTACCGGGGACCTGGCCGACCAGTACAAGTCCGCGGACGGCAAGTTGTACCAGCTGCCCTGGAAGTCCAATCCCGTAGTCCTCTTCTACAACAAGGACATGTTTGCCAAGGCAGGGCTGGATCCCGAGAACCCGAAGCTGGGATCCCACCAGGAACTGCTGGACACCGCCCGCACCCTGGTGTCCTCCGGTGCTGCCACAAATGCCATCTGGCCATCACCGGCCAGTGACTTCTTCCAGGCCTGGTTCGACTTCTACTCCTTCTACGCCGCCAACTCCGACGGCACCCCGCTGGTGAAGGACGGCAAGGCAACGTTCGACAGCGAGCAGGGCAAGCAGGTAGCCGCCATGTTCGAGACCCTCTACAAGGAGAACCTCGCCTCCAAGGAGGTCTACCAGGGTGACTCCTTCGCCGAAGGCAAGGCCGCCATGTCGATGGCCGGGCCCTGGGCCATCGCGGCCTACAAGGACAAAGTGAACTGGGGTGCAGTTCCGGTCCCGGCGGCCACGGCCAAGGCTGATACCTCAACCTTTTCCGACGCCAAGAACGTGGCCATCTACTCCGCCTGCGGGAACCAGGGCACCGCTTGGGAGGTCCTGAAATTCGCTACCAGCAAGGAGCAGGACGGCAAGCTGCTGACCGATACCGGCCAGATGCCGATGCGCAAGGACCTTCCCACGGCCTACGCGGACTACTTCGCCAAGAACCCGGCGTACACCCAGTTCGCCGAACAGGCTGCGCGGACGGTGGAGGTCCCCAACGTCTCGAACTCCGTTGAAGTCTGGCAGACTTTCCGCACCGCCTACGCCAAGGCCGTGATTTTCGGGAACGAAAGCATCGACACCGCGTTCAAGGACGCAGCGGACAAGATCAACCAACTGGTAGCCCAGAAGTAG
- a CDS encoding LacI family DNA-binding transcriptional regulator, with translation MAVTISDVAHAAGVSKGAVSYALNGQPGVSDATRGRILQVAKELGWKPSLRAKGLSSAKAYALGLVVARDPELLGTDPFFPAFIAGIETTLAEHDYTLVLSVATAPGAEERAYRKLADGGRVDGVILTDVRHNDSRIGLLRELKLPAVTLNRPDSDSPFPAVSMDDTDGITAAVEHLLALGHVRIGHVGGAQEYIHGRSRRQAWESAMAAAGLSADLFAEADFTATGGVAATAELLRRPDRPTAIVYANDLMATSGQSFAQSQGLSVPGDLSITGYDNAEFTQYLNPPLTTIATDPMRWGRVAAQALLDQLNGTHSGQDTDLQAPSLLVRASTGPAPSATTKPAPQQSPTQA, from the coding sequence ATGGCAGTAACCATCAGCGACGTCGCCCACGCGGCCGGTGTCAGCAAAGGTGCTGTCTCTTATGCGCTCAACGGCCAGCCCGGCGTCAGCGATGCCACCAGGGGCCGGATCTTGCAGGTCGCCAAGGAGCTAGGCTGGAAGCCGAGCCTCCGTGCGAAGGGCCTCTCCTCCGCGAAGGCCTACGCCTTGGGCCTGGTGGTGGCCCGCGATCCCGAGCTCCTCGGCACGGACCCCTTCTTCCCGGCCTTCATTGCGGGCATCGAAACCACCCTCGCCGAGCACGATTACACCCTGGTGCTGAGCGTGGCCACCGCCCCTGGCGCCGAAGAGCGGGCCTACCGCAAACTGGCCGACGGCGGCCGCGTGGACGGCGTGATCCTGACCGATGTGCGGCACAACGATTCCCGGATCGGCCTGCTGCGTGAGCTCAAGCTGCCGGCGGTGACGCTCAACAGGCCGGATTCGGACTCACCCTTCCCCGCGGTGTCCATGGACGACACGGACGGCATCACGGCCGCCGTCGAACATCTCCTCGCCCTGGGGCACGTCCGGATCGGCCATGTGGGCGGCGCCCAGGAATACATCCACGGCCGCAGCCGCCGCCAGGCCTGGGAGTCGGCCATGGCCGCCGCCGGCCTGTCAGCGGATCTGTTCGCGGAAGCGGATTTCACGGCGACTGGGGGAGTGGCCGCCACCGCGGAACTGCTCCGCCGGCCGGACCGCCCCACCGCGATTGTCTATGCGAACGACCTCATGGCGACGTCCGGCCAGTCGTTCGCCCAGTCCCAGGGCCTGAGCGTTCCGGGAGATCTGTCCATCACCGGTTACGACAACGCCGAGTTCACGCAGTACCTCAACCCGCCCCTCACCACTATCGCCACTGACCCTATGCGCTGGGGCAGAGTTGCCGCGCAGGCCCTCCTGGACCAGCTCAACGGCACGCACTCCGGCCAGGATACGGACCTGCAGGCACCTTCCCTGCTGGTCCGCGCCTCCACCGGCCCCGCCCCATCCGCAACCACCAAGCCGGCCCCCCAGCAATCCCCGACGCAAGCATAA
- a CDS encoding LLM class flavin-dependent oxidoreductase, giving the protein MTLPLSILDLATIGKGQTAAESFAGSVAMAQRAEELGYRRIWYAEHHNMSAIASSATSVLIAHVAAHTKTIRLGAGGIMLPNHSPLTIAEQFGTLETLHPGRIDLGLGRAPGSDQNTMRALRRDPMSADTFPQDVLELQGYLTGPTRIQGVEATPGKGTNVPLYILGSSLFGARLAAQLGLPYAFASHFAPNALQDAVALYRSEFKPSAQLDAPHVIAGVNVIAADTAAEAQTAFRATLRARVSLFFGGGREFSDDEADMILDSPQGQHVSQMMTYSAIGTADVVLDYLDGFAKDADADELIVAHQNTGTEARIRSVELLAEGAGLARV; this is encoded by the coding sequence GTGACGCTTCCCCTCTCCATCCTTGATCTGGCAACCATCGGCAAAGGCCAGACGGCGGCGGAGAGTTTCGCGGGCAGCGTGGCCATGGCGCAGCGGGCGGAAGAGCTTGGGTACCGCCGGATCTGGTACGCGGAGCACCACAACATGTCCGCCATCGCGTCGTCGGCCACCAGCGTGCTGATCGCCCACGTGGCCGCCCACACCAAGACCATCAGGTTGGGCGCCGGCGGAATCATGCTGCCCAACCACTCGCCGCTGACCATCGCCGAGCAGTTCGGCACGTTGGAGACGCTGCACCCGGGCCGGATCGACCTTGGCCTGGGCCGCGCGCCCGGCAGCGACCAGAACACCATGCGCGCGCTGCGCCGGGACCCCATGTCCGCGGACACTTTCCCGCAGGATGTGCTGGAGCTGCAGGGCTACCTCACCGGTCCCACCCGGATCCAGGGTGTGGAGGCCACCCCGGGCAAGGGGACCAATGTGCCGCTGTACATCCTCGGATCGTCATTGTTCGGCGCCCGCCTTGCCGCCCAGTTGGGTCTGCCGTACGCCTTCGCCTCGCATTTCGCCCCCAACGCCCTGCAGGACGCCGTGGCCCTCTACCGCAGTGAATTCAAGCCCTCGGCCCAGCTGGACGCACCGCACGTGATCGCCGGCGTCAACGTCATTGCCGCCGATACCGCCGCCGAGGCACAGACGGCTTTCCGTGCCACCCTGCGCGCCCGCGTCTCACTTTTCTTCGGCGGCGGGCGCGAGTTCTCGGACGATGAAGCGGACATGATCCTGGACTCCCCGCAGGGCCAGCACGTCTCGCAGATGATGACGTACTCGGCCATCGGAACCGCGGACGTGGTGCTCGACTACCTGGACGGGTTCGCCAAGGACGCCGACGCCGACGAACTGATCGTGGCGCACCAGAACACCGGCACCGAGGCCAGGATCCGCTCCGTGGAGCTGCTGGCGGAGGGTGCCGGGCTGGCCCGGGTGTAG
- a CDS encoding chromosome segregation ATPase, with protein MPTAASKSSLTRRLAAAVVLPGLLTSTMVFAVPATAAPGTVTGICNGVVNQLAHRGSVQENLLKAAARKNADAIVALQAQRSVLQATASTLTTQIADADKALADLEAQETALTQATGTAQSQLDLLTSDQAAKAADVSDAQAALATLQGQKSDVEDQLTPLQKDLAAAQAAAGDLRSQADAVDAKIAANNQAVAAAQSELATLKEAADNTAANLSAKEAQIQAAQAELLTLTAAAQQAAAAVGLASQAVTDDEAELKRLQEAGTTAEDALQAQQASVAAAQQTLSVMQGKAADAVAAVTAKQAQIATATTELANLQTAAASAASALADKNAAITAAQAELTTLQANAAAAAAAVRTNADNIAAVNVTIAALQGQIATLNTQIAAKQSQLAQAQGDLATLQSTKTSLEAEIANLTAQIDAINGNSSRKRELEASRTLKQTQLANITTQITDKNTLISGLQGDLNTLNSQVVTLNAQLLTKQLESSTLQQQAAPLQAVLTAADAAITSKEADLAALKALAPSLQSAVNQANAAVTAKQAELTNLQNELPALQGAAAAAASAVAAQEKIVTDLEAALPGLETGVQEAHAAIADQQAVLDARKSALADAQQAQAAAESAMDAKKTELAALQGQLPSLQAAVDGANSAVTAKTSEIAALNQIGDKFVADLANINAQITSKEAEVLALQTRVNPLLSQLNQLNGEISAAEANLASLQSQLTTLDGQVTAAQTKLRELQGQKKPSNDAVKAQKDVVTALQTRLGDVQKQIAAVDSSIALGGCAA; from the coding sequence ATGCCTACTGCAGCGTCAAAATCCTCTCTCACCAGGCGGCTTGCGGCCGCGGTTGTCCTACCCGGGCTCCTGACCAGCACGATGGTCTTCGCCGTGCCCGCTACCGCAGCTCCGGGAACTGTCACGGGCATCTGCAACGGCGTGGTGAACCAGTTGGCCCACCGGGGCTCGGTTCAGGAGAACCTCCTAAAGGCCGCGGCCAGGAAGAACGCCGACGCGATCGTTGCCCTGCAGGCCCAACGCAGCGTGCTGCAGGCGACGGCATCAACTTTGACGACGCAGATTGCCGACGCGGACAAAGCGCTGGCTGACCTTGAGGCCCAGGAGACGGCCCTGACCCAGGCAACCGGGACCGCCCAGTCCCAACTGGACCTGCTGACATCGGATCAGGCAGCAAAGGCCGCCGATGTGTCTGACGCCCAGGCTGCCCTCGCCACACTGCAAGGTCAGAAGTCGGACGTCGAAGATCAGCTGACGCCGTTGCAGAAAGACCTTGCCGCCGCGCAGGCCGCAGCTGGAGACCTCCGCAGCCAGGCAGACGCAGTCGACGCGAAAATTGCGGCAAACAACCAAGCCGTCGCCGCAGCCCAGAGCGAGCTTGCCACGCTGAAAGAGGCAGCAGACAACACCGCGGCCAATCTTTCGGCTAAGGAAGCGCAGATCCAGGCGGCCCAGGCCGAACTGTTGACACTGACCGCGGCGGCACAGCAGGCCGCAGCCGCCGTCGGCCTCGCGTCCCAAGCCGTGACTGACGATGAAGCAGAGCTCAAGCGCCTGCAGGAGGCGGGAACCACCGCCGAAGATGCCCTGCAGGCGCAGCAGGCAAGTGTCGCGGCGGCACAGCAGACGTTGTCGGTCATGCAGGGGAAGGCCGCGGATGCCGTCGCTGCCGTCACCGCGAAACAGGCGCAAATCGCCACCGCCACCACTGAATTGGCAAACCTCCAGACCGCGGCCGCCAGCGCCGCGTCCGCCCTCGCAGACAAGAATGCCGCCATCACTGCGGCCCAGGCTGAACTGACCACCCTTCAGGCTAACGCTGCGGCGGCAGCGGCGGCCGTTAGGACCAACGCTGACAACATCGCCGCGGTGAACGTCACCATTGCCGCGCTTCAGGGCCAGATCGCAACCCTGAACACGCAGATTGCGGCCAAACAGAGCCAACTGGCCCAGGCGCAGGGCGACTTGGCGACACTGCAGTCAACAAAGACTAGTCTTGAAGCCGAAATCGCCAACTTGACGGCCCAGATCGATGCCATCAATGGAAATTCCAGCAGGAAGCGGGAGCTTGAGGCCTCGCGCACACTCAAGCAGACCCAGCTTGCGAACATCACGACGCAGATCACTGACAAGAACACCCTGATCTCCGGCCTGCAGGGCGACCTCAACACGCTGAATAGTCAGGTCGTAACGCTGAATGCCCAGCTCCTAACAAAACAGTTGGAAAGCAGCACCCTGCAGCAGCAGGCCGCGCCGCTGCAGGCTGTACTGACCGCAGCAGACGCCGCTATCACCTCCAAGGAAGCAGACCTTGCGGCGCTGAAAGCCCTGGCACCCTCACTCCAGTCCGCCGTAAATCAGGCCAACGCCGCAGTCACCGCCAAACAGGCAGAGCTGACCAACCTGCAGAACGAGCTCCCGGCCCTGCAGGGTGCCGCAGCGGCAGCCGCCAGTGCTGTGGCGGCACAGGAAAAGATCGTAACGGACCTCGAAGCCGCGTTGCCGGGACTGGAAACGGGTGTCCAGGAAGCCCACGCTGCCATCGCCGACCAGCAGGCCGTCCTGGATGCGCGCAAGTCCGCCCTCGCCGACGCCCAACAGGCCCAAGCCGCGGCCGAATCCGCAATGGATGCGAAGAAGACTGAGCTCGCAGCTTTGCAGGGCCAGCTCCCCAGCCTCCAGGCTGCAGTCGATGGGGCCAACAGCGCCGTCACGGCGAAGACTAGCGAAATCGCCGCGCTTAACCAGATCGGGGACAAATTCGTAGCCGACCTGGCCAACATTAACGCCCAAATCACCTCCAAAGAAGCAGAAGTACTGGCCCTGCAGACACGCGTGAATCCGCTGCTGAGCCAGCTCAACCAGCTCAACGGGGAAATCAGCGCCGCGGAGGCAAACTTGGCGTCCCTGCAGTCGCAACTGACCACCCTCGACGGGCAGGTTACAGCGGCGCAGACAAAGCTTCGGGAACTCCAGGGCCAGAAGAAGCCGAGCAACGACGCAGTCAAGGCACAGAAAGACGTCGTCACCGCCCTCCAGACCAGGCTCGGGGACGTCCAGAAGCAGATCGCAGCCGTCGATTCATCGATCGCCCTTGGGGGGTGCGCCGCCTGA
- a CDS encoding helicase HerA-like domain-containing protein has translation MANKTTAEKLATIQKGYTLEGATIELGAAIVDGELHKEAQVRLPLAMMNRHGLVAGATGTGKTVTLHMMAEQLSTAGVPVFLADIKGDLSGLATAAAGSEKLKARTDSIGQAWAGKTFPVEFLALGGDGNGIPVRATITSFGPILLSRVMELNDTQESSLQLVFHFADKNNLELIDLKDLRAVIQFLTSDEGKDALEELGGLSKSTAGVILRELVNLEAQGLERFFGEPEFDTAELLRTAPDGRGVITCLELPTLQTKPMLFSTFLMWLLADLFEDLPEAGDLDKPKLVFFLDEAHLLFNGASRAFLNAITTTVRLIRSKGVGIFFVTQTPKDVSASVLGQLANRIQHALRAFTPEDAKALKATVSTFPVSDYDLEETLTSAGIGEAIITVMNEKGAPTPVAHTRLRAPESVMGPSTEELINSTVGGSALLAKYGTAVDNVSAYEKLTGKTAAPTGGAAPGQPPAPRTSGHSRSGQSRSGQADVDAEARRIEEEILGRPSSRPTPVPDRGAGTDAPSRRAPEPAAPAGGGMAGDLAGVLGGALGGGLKSMARSLGTQLGRELLRGVFGTSSRRRR, from the coding sequence ATGGCCAACAAAACCACTGCAGAAAAACTCGCCACCATCCAGAAGGGCTATACGCTGGAAGGCGCCACCATCGAGCTGGGTGCCGCCATTGTGGACGGCGAACTCCACAAGGAAGCCCAGGTCCGCCTGCCGCTGGCCATGATGAACAGGCACGGCCTGGTAGCCGGCGCCACCGGCACCGGCAAGACGGTCACGCTGCACATGATGGCCGAGCAGCTGTCCACAGCCGGAGTTCCCGTGTTCCTCGCGGACATCAAGGGCGATCTTTCCGGCCTGGCCACGGCGGCCGCCGGCAGTGAGAAGCTGAAGGCCCGCACCGACAGCATCGGCCAGGCCTGGGCCGGCAAGACGTTCCCGGTGGAGTTCCTGGCCCTGGGCGGCGACGGCAATGGAATTCCCGTCCGTGCCACCATCACATCGTTTGGCCCCATCCTGCTCTCGCGCGTAATGGAGCTCAACGACACCCAGGAGTCCAGCCTGCAGCTGGTCTTCCACTTTGCGGACAAAAACAACCTCGAGCTGATCGACCTCAAGGACCTCCGGGCAGTCATCCAGTTCCTCACCTCCGACGAAGGCAAGGACGCGCTGGAGGAACTGGGCGGCCTGTCAAAGTCCACCGCAGGTGTCATCCTCCGTGAACTGGTGAATCTTGAAGCGCAGGGCCTGGAAAGGTTCTTCGGCGAGCCTGAATTCGACACGGCCGAGCTGCTCCGGACCGCCCCCGACGGGCGCGGCGTCATTACCTGCCTGGAGCTGCCCACCCTGCAGACCAAGCCGATGCTGTTCTCCACCTTCCTGATGTGGCTGTTGGCGGACCTGTTCGAGGACCTCCCCGAGGCCGGTGACCTGGACAAGCCCAAACTGGTGTTCTTTCTTGACGAGGCACACCTGCTGTTCAACGGCGCATCCAGGGCCTTCCTGAACGCCATCACCACCACGGTCCGGCTGATCCGTTCAAAGGGCGTGGGGATATTCTTCGTTACCCAAACCCCCAAAGACGTTTCCGCCAGCGTCCTGGGCCAGCTGGCCAACCGCATCCAGCACGCCCTCCGGGCCTTCACACCCGAGGACGCCAAGGCCCTGAAAGCCACTGTGTCAACGTTCCCGGTCAGCGACTATGACCTCGAGGAAACCCTCACGTCAGCTGGGATCGGGGAGGCCATCATTACCGTTATGAATGAGAAGGGCGCCCCGACGCCGGTTGCCCACACCCGGCTGCGTGCACCCGAGTCCGTCATGGGCCCCAGCACAGAGGAGCTCATCAATAGCACCGTGGGCGGGTCCGCTTTGCTCGCCAAGTACGGGACCGCGGTAGACAATGTCTCCGCGTACGAGAAACTTACCGGCAAGACCGCGGCTCCCACCGGCGGAGCCGCCCCGGGTCAGCCTCCGGCTCCAAGGACTTCCGGGCACTCACGTTCGGGCCAGTCACGTTCGGGCCAGGCCGACGTCGACGCCGAGGCCCGCAGGATCGAGGAGGAAATCCTGGGACGGCCCAGCAGCCGGCCCACACCGGTGCCCGATCGTGGCGCCGGCACTGATGCGCCCTCGCGGCGTGCACCGGAACCTGCGGCCCCTGCCGGCGGCGGCATGGCGGGCGACCTTGCCGGAGTACTCGGCGGTGCCCTGGGCGGCGGGTTGAAGAGCATGGCCCGTTCCCTGGGTACGCAGCTTGGCCGGGAACTGCTCCGCGGCGTTTTCGGCACCTCGTCCCGGCGCCGGCGGTAG
- a CDS encoding DUF559 domain-containing protein has product MDVHQALQLCGGAARRPALGRLGIDDASLRRAVRGGQLLQPDRGLYSLPTAPAELVGLLRNRQLLTCASAAPHHGLWSLPSSGALHVHHRRADAVAGSRIHHAGLLLAPQPDRPTAALADVLIHALRCLPFADSLVMVECAVQRGDMTVDFLRARLPGRRNGPAREILRWVDRGSDSLLETLARTCFRQAGIQVETQAYLERVGQVDLLLEGWLVVELDGLQHAEWSQVKKDHRRNNESVVQGCTTLRYYYADVVYSPADMVGQVVSVLARRR; this is encoded by the coding sequence ATGGATGTGCACCAAGCACTGCAGCTTTGCGGCGGAGCAGCCCGGCGCCCGGCGCTGGGCAGGCTCGGAATAGATGATGCGTCGTTGCGCCGGGCAGTCCGGGGCGGGCAACTCCTCCAGCCGGACCGCGGGTTGTACTCGCTCCCGACGGCGCCGGCAGAGCTTGTGGGCCTGTTGCGCAACCGCCAACTCCTGACGTGTGCCAGCGCCGCTCCCCACCATGGGTTGTGGTCGCTGCCCTCCTCGGGCGCCCTGCATGTGCATCACCGCAGGGCCGATGCGGTCGCCGGCAGCCGAATCCACCATGCCGGGCTGTTGCTGGCGCCACAGCCTGACAGGCCCACAGCCGCACTGGCCGATGTCCTGATTCACGCACTGAGGTGTCTGCCTTTTGCCGACTCGCTGGTGATGGTGGAATGTGCCGTTCAGCGGGGAGACATGACCGTGGATTTTCTGAGGGCCAGGCTGCCCGGCAGGCGGAACGGCCCTGCGCGTGAGATCCTGAGGTGGGTGGACCGGGGTTCGGACTCGCTTTTGGAAACCTTGGCCCGGACCTGTTTCCGGCAGGCCGGGATCCAAGTGGAAACCCAGGCCTACCTTGAACGGGTGGGTCAGGTTGATCTCCTGTTGGAGGGCTGGCTGGTGGTGGAGCTGGACGGCCTGCAACATGCTGAGTGGTCCCAGGTGAAGAAGGACCACCGCCGGAACAACGAGTCGGTGGTCCAGGGCTGCACCACGCTGCGGTACTACTACGCGGATGTTGTTTACTCGCCGGCGGACATGGTGGGGCAGGTCGTATCAGTGCTGGCCAGGCGCCGGTAA
- a CDS encoding NHL domain-containing thioredoxin family protein, with the protein MSETVRTQLRVRASELVGRNWLNTGGKSLDLGALRGKIVLLDFWTFCCINCLHVLDELRPLEEQYSDVLVTVGVHSPKFEHEADPVALAAAVERYEIHHPVLDDPELETWKAYTARAWPTLVVIDPEGYIVAHLSGEGHADGLAVLISELIAEHEAKGTIHRGSGPYVAPEATSGTLRFPGKALFLPAGRGSAGTGSGAQGSAGQRSSDGGTPAAADTATGGSWLVTDTGHHRLVELGNDFQTVLRTYGSGTRGHADGPAAAVDSVQPTARFNEPQGLVLLPEEVAAKAGYDVVIADSVNHRLRGLSLTGGKATTIVGNGVQRLLETGPARVDEDAAGFTGQLSEHPLEVSLSSPWDVVWSTKLNAVVIAMAGTHQIFSFEPVTGAVAIIAGNGLEGLLDGPAHEAWFAQPSGLAEDADGNIWVADSETSALRKLIIDDGGTVTVQTAVGKGLFDFGFRDGPASEARLQHPLGVTVLPDGSIAIADTYNGAVRRYDPAAGTVSTLARGLSEPSDVIVDHTHAAGSEPLLVVVEANKHQLVYVPIPKEAQQVDEGASQTHRPKSPVAPGLLELTVRFTAPTGQKLDDRWGDPTQLKISSTPSELLVSGGGTSVGLLRTLELASGIPEGVLHITARAAACDGPEDADGEIPDHAACHLYQQDWGIPVLLADDGDTELVLDLRGMD; encoded by the coding sequence ATGAGCGAAACCGTACGTACCCAACTCCGGGTCCGCGCCTCCGAACTGGTTGGCCGTAACTGGCTCAACACGGGCGGCAAATCGCTGGACCTCGGAGCCCTGCGCGGGAAGATCGTGCTGCTCGACTTCTGGACTTTCTGCTGCATCAACTGCCTGCACGTCCTCGATGAGCTGCGCCCGCTTGAGGAACAGTACTCCGACGTCCTGGTCACCGTTGGCGTGCACTCGCCCAAGTTCGAGCACGAAGCAGATCCCGTGGCCCTGGCCGCCGCCGTGGAACGCTACGAGATCCACCACCCCGTCCTGGACGATCCCGAGCTGGAGACCTGGAAGGCCTACACGGCGCGCGCCTGGCCCACGCTGGTGGTCATCGACCCCGAGGGCTACATCGTGGCGCACCTGTCCGGTGAAGGCCACGCTGACGGCCTGGCCGTGCTCATCTCCGAACTGATCGCCGAGCACGAGGCCAAGGGCACGATCCACCGCGGCTCCGGCCCTTACGTGGCGCCTGAAGCCACCTCGGGCACGCTGCGCTTCCCCGGCAAGGCACTGTTCCTGCCGGCGGGACGCGGTTCAGCAGGAACCGGTTCAGGCGCGCAGGGTTCAGCCGGGCAGCGAAGTTCCGACGGCGGGACTCCGGCTGCCGCGGATACCGCCACCGGTGGTTCCTGGCTGGTAACCGACACGGGCCACCACCGTCTTGTGGAGCTGGGCAACGACTTCCAGACGGTGCTGCGCACTTACGGCTCCGGGACCAGGGGCCACGCTGACGGCCCGGCCGCCGCCGTCGACTCCGTCCAACCGACCGCACGGTTCAACGAACCGCAGGGCCTGGTGCTGCTTCCGGAAGAGGTGGCAGCGAAGGCGGGCTACGACGTCGTCATTGCAGACTCCGTCAACCACCGGCTCAGGGGACTCTCGCTCACGGGCGGCAAGGCCACGACGATTGTTGGCAACGGCGTGCAGCGCCTGCTGGAAACCGGCCCCGCACGGGTGGACGAAGACGCGGCCGGGTTTACGGGCCAGCTCAGCGAGCATCCGCTGGAAGTGTCCCTCAGCTCGCCCTGGGACGTCGTGTGGTCCACCAAGCTCAACGCCGTCGTGATCGCCATGGCCGGCACGCACCAGATCTTCAGCTTCGAGCCCGTCACCGGCGCCGTTGCAATTATTGCCGGCAACGGACTGGAGGGCCTGCTGGACGGCCCTGCCCACGAAGCCTGGTTCGCGCAGCCGTCCGGACTGGCCGAGGACGCCGACGGCAACATCTGGGTGGCGGACTCCGAAACGTCAGCCCTCCGCAAACTGATCATTGACGACGGCGGCACGGTCACCGTGCAGACCGCCGTGGGCAAGGGCCTGTTCGACTTCGGCTTCCGCGACGGCCCCGCGTCCGAGGCACGCCTCCAGCATCCCCTCGGCGTCACTGTCCTGCCTGACGGCTCCATTGCCATCGCTGACACGTACAACGGTGCCGTGCGCCGCTACGATCCCGCCGCGGGGACCGTGTCCACGCTGGCCCGCGGACTCTCGGAACCCTCCGACGTGATTGTGGACCACACGCACGCCGCAGGCTCCGAGCCGCTGCTGGTAGTGGTGGAGGCCAACAAGCACCAGCTGGTCTACGTGCCCATCCCCAAGGAAGCCCAGCAGGTTGATGAGGGCGCCTCGCAGACCCACCGGCCCAAGAGCCCGGTAGCCCCCGGGCTGCTCGAGCTGACCGTGCGTTTCACCGCGCCCACCGGGCAGAAGCTCGACGACCGCTGGGGAGACCCCACGCAGCTGAAGATCTCCTCCACCCCGTCGGAATTGCTTGTGTCCGGCGGTGGGACCTCAGTGGGGCTGCTCCGGACACTGGAGCTGGCTTCCGGCATTCCGGAGGGCGTCCTGCACATCACCGCCCGTGCCGCCGCCTGCGACGGCCCGGAGGATGCGGACGGCGAGATCCCGGACCACGCTGCCTGCCACTTGTACCAGCAGGACTGGGGCATCCCGGTTCTCCTGGCGGACGACGGCGACACCGAGTTGGTCCTGGACCTGCGCGGAATGGACTGA